Proteins co-encoded in one Candidatus Bealeia paramacronuclearis genomic window:
- a CDS encoding acyl carrier protein — protein sequence MSDVAARVKKIVVDHLGVDEEKVTDTASFIDDLGADSLDTVELVMAFEEEFGCEIPDDAAEKILTVKNAIDYVQQNATKSVA from the coding sequence ATGAGCGATGTAGCAGCACGCGTTAAGAAAATTGTTGTAGACCATTTGGGCGTTGACGAAGAAAAAGTCACAGATACTGCCAGCTTCATTGATGATCTTGGCGCTGACAGTCTCGACACAGTTGAACTCGTTATGGCATTTGAAGAGGAATTCGGTTGTGAAATTCCTGATGATGCTGCAGAAAAAATTCTGACTGTTAAAAATGCTATTGATTACGTTCAACAAAATGCAACGAAGAGCGTAGCCTAA
- the mltG gene encoding endolytic transglycosylase MltG, with protein sequence MKPYLIFMVSAGLILLSIGIASLYYSVNFEGRRTQDEILEIPKGTSAQKTCEILSEAQITPHPWVCLLGGTLFGNLRSLQAGEYEISKNASFLDAVKKITRGEVVVYQITMPEGLTSYEIVERLKTLPKLEGEISEVPNEGSLFPSTYAYKKGEARGSLIQKMQTEMTRLTTQLWENRNPGLLLQSREEMISLAALIEKETALAPERPLVSAVFYNRLKLGMPLQCDPTVVYAISNGTGKLDRELSRADLKVEHPLNTYVNKGLPPGAIANPGIAALKAALNPAPVAYLYFVADGTGGHHFSETLQAHQKNHQAWRKIRNK encoded by the coding sequence ATGAAGCCCTACCTAATTTTTATGGTGTCTGCAGGGCTCATACTCTTGTCAATAGGCATAGCTTCTTTGTATTACAGTGTGAATTTTGAGGGTCGCCGGACCCAAGATGAGATTCTCGAGATTCCCAAAGGAACCTCAGCTCAAAAGACCTGTGAGATTTTAAGTGAGGCTCAAATTACACCCCACCCTTGGGTCTGTCTTTTGGGAGGCACCCTTTTTGGAAACTTGAGGTCCCTTCAAGCCGGCGAATATGAGATTTCAAAAAACGCTTCTTTTTTGGATGCGGTCAAAAAAATCACCAGAGGTGAAGTCGTTGTTTATCAAATCACTATGCCAGAAGGCCTTACGAGTTATGAGATTGTGGAAAGGCTGAAAACCCTTCCCAAACTTGAGGGGGAAATTTCAGAAGTTCCCAATGAAGGCTCACTTTTTCCCTCTACCTATGCCTATAAAAAAGGGGAAGCACGGGGCTCACTCATTCAAAAAATGCAGACAGAAATGACACGATTAACGACTCAACTCTGGGAAAATCGCAATCCCGGCCTTCTTCTTCAATCCCGTGAGGAAATGATTAGCCTTGCAGCCCTCATTGAAAAAGAAACGGCTCTAGCACCTGAACGTCCCCTTGTGTCCGCTGTTTTTTACAATCGCCTAAAGTTAGGGATGCCGTTGCAATGTGATCCGACGGTTGTTTATGCGATTTCTAATGGGACGGGAAAGTTGGACCGAGAGCTCAGCCGTGCCGATCTCAAAGTCGAGCATCCCCTCAACACCTATGTTAATAAAGGTCTTCCTCCCGGCGCTATTGCCAATCCCGGCATTGCCGCCTTAAAAGCAGCTCTTAATCCAGCGCCTGTGGCCTACCTTTATTTTGTGGCCGACGGCACGGGTGGGCATCACTTTTCAGAAACCTTACAGGCCCATCAAAAAAATCATCAAGCTTGGCGAAAAATACGCAACAAATAG
- a CDS encoding IS630 transposase-related protein — MVKAYSEDLRKKVISYITSGGRKREAAKVFNVGEATIYRWICLHKQGDIKPKKRTSYPRKVDEQKLRDYVAQNPDHTLKQIAEALGLRFQNVSKWLKRLNITRKKDDALQRT; from the coding sequence ATGGTAAAAGCATATTCGGAAGACCTGCGGAAAAAGGTCATCTCCTACATTACGAGCGGCGGCCGTAAGCGGGAGGCTGCAAAGGTTTTTAACGTTGGAGAAGCCACGATCTATCGATGGATATGTCTTCATAAACAAGGGGATATTAAACCGAAAAAACGCACTTCTTATCCGCGTAAAGTCGATGAGCAAAAACTCAGAGACTACGTCGCTCAAAATCCGGATCATACGCTCAAACAAATCGCCGAAGCTTTGGGGTTGAGATTCCAAAACGTGAGTAAATGGCTTAAACGTTTAAACATTACACGAAAAAAAGACGACGCTTTACAAAGAACGTAA
- a CDS encoding MFS transporter codes for MTQKSNAIPLKTWLVLIAAGILVLLMNIDYTAVNLTLVPISLELNEDLNNLQWLLSGYVLIWAAFVIPAGRMADIYGKRNTLIGGLLLFMLGSCLTGLGQNLETLILGRVIQGFGAAIFTAPCWALIFTSAPPEKQGFVMGIILSFSGVGLAIGPTLGGYIIETLVWRWIYYINIPIGIVVIIILMLFSKNDRIENSQKIDYIGALLLASGLCLSVFGLNQIETWGIHDVRLWVVMGAGVGIVLGFYLHDRKQSFRMIPNDLMKNKPFLAATFGEFFMAMNFSLILVLMGLYLQNTQGYSSYETGLVFFAMTISMGLLSPFGGKMVDHFGLKLPMLFGCIATGIATFLFSGLGVGSSLYFILVALFLVGAGMGAYFTACSTAMMRAVPQEDLNVASGVFTMWMMVGNTLSIILSTSLVVLFGRASLFERLETHKVLLTPLQKDELAEVIAKVEHTPDQLAAFPQDQIPVFLEWITEAFVHGFSINMMLGTLWAILATGLTLWGIKGLDQSSGKVAAPLGH; via the coding sequence ATGACTCAAAAATCTAACGCGATTCCGCTGAAGACGTGGCTTGTCTTGATAGCCGCAGGAATCTTAGTACTTTTAATGAATATTGATTACACGGCCGTGAATCTCACATTGGTTCCAATTTCGTTAGAGCTCAATGAAGATCTTAATAACCTGCAGTGGCTTTTGAGCGGTTACGTTCTCATCTGGGCCGCATTTGTTATTCCAGCGGGACGTATGGCCGATATTTACGGCAAACGCAACACCTTGATTGGAGGCCTCCTCCTTTTTATGTTGGGATCTTGCTTGACGGGACTTGGTCAAAATCTAGAGACACTAATTTTAGGGCGTGTGATTCAAGGCTTTGGCGCAGCCATTTTCACGGCTCCTTGCTGGGCTCTGATTTTCACAAGCGCACCTCCTGAAAAGCAAGGTTTTGTGATGGGAATTATTCTCTCTTTTTCTGGCGTAGGACTTGCCATTGGACCGACTTTAGGCGGATACATTATCGAAACTCTCGTGTGGCGTTGGATTTATTATATCAACATCCCCATTGGAATTGTGGTGATTATCATTCTTATGCTTTTTTCTAAAAATGACCGCATTGAAAATTCCCAAAAGATCGATTACATAGGCGCACTTTTGCTCGCATCAGGCCTCTGTCTCAGCGTTTTTGGACTCAACCAAATTGAGACCTGGGGAATCCACGATGTGAGACTTTGGGTCGTAATGGGGGCAGGAGTTGGGATTGTGCTTGGCTTTTATCTTCATGATCGCAAGCAAAGTTTTCGCATGATCCCAAATGATCTCATGAAGAATAAACCGTTCTTGGCGGCCACCTTTGGTGAATTTTTCATGGCAATGAACTTTTCATTAATCCTCGTTTTAATGGGACTTTATTTGCAAAATACGCAAGGCTACTCCAGCTATGAAACGGGATTGGTGTTTTTTGCCATGACCATCTCCATGGGGCTTCTTTCGCCTTTTGGAGGCAAAATGGTAGATCATTTTGGGCTAAAACTTCCCATGCTTTTTGGGTGTATTGCCACAGGAATAGCTACCTTTTTATTCTCAGGCTTAGGGGTTGGATCCTCGCTCTATTTCATTTTGGTAGCTCTCTTTTTGGTGGGGGCTGGGATGGGTGCCTATTTCACGGCTTGCAGTACGGCCATGATGCGCGCGGTTCCACAAGAAGATCTCAATGTGGCCTCTGGTGTTTTCACCATGTGGATGATGGTGGGAAATACACTCAGCATTATTCTTTCAACAAGTTTGGTCGTTTTGTTTGGACGAGCCTCGCTTTTTGAGAGACTCGAAACCCACAAAGTTCTTCTGACGCCTTTGCAAAAAGACGAGCTTGCGGAAGTCATTGCCAAAGTCGAGCATACGCCCGACCAACTAGCAGCATTCCCACAAGACCAAATCCCTGTCTTTTTGGAGTGGATCACAGAAGCCTTTGTTCATGGATTTTCCATCAACATGATGTTGGGGACTCTTTGGGCGATTTTGGCAACGGGGCTCACACTTTGGGGAATTAAAGGGTTAGATCAATCCTCAGGCAAAGTGGCAGCACCTTTGGGACATTAA
- the fabD gene encoding ACP S-malonyltransferase yields MKGNLVKAFVFPGQGSQAIGMGKIFYDTFASSRQVFEEVDEALGQKLSTIIFEGPESDLVLTENAQPALMSVSLAMMAALEKDAGVSLANAVQYVAGHSLGEYSALAAAKALSIGDTARLLKIRGQSMQKAVPVGQGAMAAILGLEITDVHSLASQAALNQVCVVANDNCPGQIVISGNKEAVERSIDLAKELGAKRSILLNVSAPFHCPLMQPAADRMKAALQDVTIQKPLVPVITNVRATPCEDPETIRELLVEQVTGMVRWRESVQKMASLGVTQIIEIGAGQVLTGLTKRIDKDVISAAINSPEDLEGMF; encoded by the coding sequence ATGAAAGGAAACCTTGTGAAAGCTTTCGTTTTTCCAGGTCAAGGATCTCAGGCTATCGGTATGGGCAAGATTTTTTATGACACATTTGCCTCCTCCCGTCAGGTCTTTGAGGAAGTCGATGAGGCTTTAGGCCAAAAACTCAGTACAATCATTTTTGAAGGACCGGAATCAGATTTAGTCTTAACTGAAAATGCCCAACCTGCTTTGATGTCCGTGAGCCTTGCCATGATGGCGGCCCTTGAAAAAGATGCCGGCGTGAGCCTTGCCAATGCGGTCCAGTATGTTGCAGGTCATTCCTTGGGAGAATACTCAGCTTTAGCTGCTGCAAAAGCGCTTTCCATTGGTGACACGGCTCGCCTTCTTAAAATTCGCGGACAATCCATGCAAAAGGCTGTGCCTGTAGGGCAAGGCGCTATGGCGGCTATTTTAGGATTAGAGATTACAGATGTTCATAGCCTGGCGTCCCAAGCGGCCTTGAATCAGGTATGTGTTGTGGCCAATGACAATTGCCCTGGACAAATCGTCATTAGTGGAAACAAAGAAGCCGTTGAACGCTCCATTGACCTCGCCAAAGAATTGGGCGCCAAACGCAGCATTCTTTTAAACGTAAGTGCACCCTTTCATTGTCCTTTAATGCAGCCAGCTGCAGACCGCATGAAAGCCGCCCTTCAAGACGTGACAATTCAAAAGCCTCTTGTTCCAGTTATCACCAACGTGAGGGCTACACCTTGTGAAGATCCTGAGACAATTCGTGAGCTTTTGGTTGAGCAAGTCACCGGTATGGTAAGGTGGAGAGAAAGTGTTCAAAAAATGGCGTCTTTGGGGGTCACTCAAATTATTGAAATTGGTGCAGGGCAGGTCCTGACAGGCTTGACAAAACGTATCGATAAAGATGTGATTTCGGCAGCTATTAACTCACCGGAAGATTTAGAAGGGATGTTTTAA
- the fabF gene encoding beta-ketoacyl-ACP synthase II, translated as MRRVVVTGLGLVTPLGPDVQTSWRRLINAESGVRHIEYFPTDEITSKVAGEIALGSGPLEFNMDEVVPHKDQKKMDKFILFGLKAADEAIKDSGWAPQTDEEREMTGVMIGSGIGGLPTICEAAQILKERGPRKISPFFITSSLINLVSGHVSIRHGFKGPNHSVVTACSTGGHAIGDAARLIQMGDADVMVAGGAEGAVCELGVAGFASMRALSTNFNDEPTRASRPWDRDRDGFVIGEGSGVVVLEELEHAKKRGAKIYAEVIGYGLSGDAYHITAPAEDGNGGFRAMRNALKRAGISPSDLGYINAHGTSTPLGDMIELGAVKRLLGNSSGDVSMSSTKSSIGHLLGAAGGVEAIFTILAMNNGIIPPTLNLDNPSEGTEDMDLVPHKAKERKFKYALSNSFGFGGTNVSLVMGAFQ; from the coding sequence ATGCGGCGCGTTGTTGTTACCGGCTTAGGCCTTGTGACGCCTTTAGGACCAGATGTTCAAACTTCATGGCGACGTCTGATCAATGCTGAATCGGGCGTACGCCACATTGAATATTTCCCGACAGACGAAATTACCTCCAAAGTGGCCGGGGAAATAGCCTTAGGATCTGGACCTCTTGAATTTAATATGGATGAAGTTGTTCCGCACAAAGATCAAAAGAAAATGGATAAGTTCATTCTCTTTGGTTTAAAAGCCGCCGATGAAGCCATTAAAGATTCAGGATGGGCGCCACAAACCGATGAAGAACGTGAGATGACAGGTGTCATGATCGGATCTGGCATCGGAGGACTTCCTACTATTTGCGAGGCAGCACAAATCTTAAAAGAGCGTGGACCGCGGAAAATCAGTCCGTTCTTTATCACATCTTCCCTAATCAACTTAGTCTCAGGTCACGTCTCCATTCGCCATGGATTTAAAGGGCCGAACCACTCTGTGGTGACTGCGTGCTCCACAGGTGGTCATGCCATTGGGGATGCCGCACGTCTCATTCAAATGGGAGATGCGGATGTGATGGTTGCGGGCGGCGCTGAAGGCGCTGTATGCGAACTCGGTGTCGCAGGATTCGCCTCTATGCGTGCCCTTTCAACAAACTTCAATGATGAGCCCACACGGGCGTCGCGCCCTTGGGATCGCGACCGTGATGGATTTGTAATTGGTGAAGGTTCCGGTGTTGTGGTCTTGGAGGAACTTGAGCACGCGAAAAAGCGCGGCGCTAAAATTTATGCCGAAGTTATTGGTTATGGATTATCCGGAGACGCCTATCACATTACCGCTCCTGCGGAAGATGGAAACGGCGGATTCCGTGCGATGCGCAATGCGTTAAAACGCGCAGGAATTTCCCCCTCTGATTTAGGCTATATCAATGCCCATGGAACATCGACACCTTTGGGAGATATGATTGAGCTTGGGGCCGTCAAGCGCCTTTTGGGCAACTCTTCAGGGGATGTCAGTATGTCCTCCACAAAATCTTCGATTGGTCACCTTTTGGGGGCTGCAGGCGGCGTTGAGGCGATTTTCACCATCTTAGCGATGAATAATGGGATAATCCCCCCCACATTAAACCTTGATAATCCCTCTGAGGGTACGGAAGATATGGATCTTGTGCCCCACAAAGCCAAAGAGCGTAAATTCAAATATGCTCTTTCCAATTCCTTTGGATTTGGAGGAACAAATGTTTCTCTTGTGATGGGAGCGTTCCAATAA
- a CDS encoding IS630 family transposase has translation MKQLEKIDPETIVWIDEAGIDNRLYREHAWAPRGQKVYAEIPGQKREHVSIIGGLMKGAFVAPFTFQGGCHADLFNAWLEEVLLPGLSKNTTLIMDNAAFHKSPKTKDLIEKFRCHLLFLPTDSPDLNPIEHWWHKIKSILRPLVQQNPENLHQLLDKLLSQCLSI, from the coding sequence ATAAAACAGCTTGAGAAAATAGATCCTGAAACAATCGTGTGGATTGATGAAGCTGGGATTGATAATCGCCTTTATCGAGAGCATGCCTGGGCGCCGCGCGGACAAAAGGTTTACGCGGAGATCCCGGGCCAAAAAAGAGAGCATGTCAGTATCATTGGCGGTCTCATGAAGGGTGCGTTCGTGGCGCCTTTCACCTTTCAAGGTGGATGTCATGCAGATCTTTTTAATGCTTGGCTTGAGGAGGTTTTATTGCCGGGTTTATCAAAAAATACCACCCTGATTATGGACAATGCCGCCTTTCATAAATCGCCAAAAACGAAAGATTTGATTGAGAAATTTCGCTGCCATCTCCTCTTTCTCCCAACTGACTCTCCTGACCTCAATCCTATCGAACATTGGTGGCACAAAATCAAATCCATCCTCCGCCCCCTCGTCCAGCAAAACCCAGAAAACCTTCATCAACTCCTTGATAAACTCCTCAGCCAATGTCTATCCATATAA
- a CDS encoding IS630 family transposase, with translation MKLGDARKLTQDAQESLRLRAIKGVVEGGKTHAEVGHLLGVARGTVSRWVSSYRRRGQAALLKKKRGRRAEDMVRLKPHQCASLVKMITDRCPDQLKLPFMLWTREAVGELIERTFGIRLSIRSVGNYLKRWGFTPQKPVRRAYERREKEVQAWLKEVYPAIAKRARLENAEIHWGDEAGFRSDHQTGTTYSPKGQTPVISGTGKRFRINMISSVTNQGTLRFMLFEENFTREVFLNFLKRLIKSSKKKVFLIVDNHKVHHAKVVGEFLKENKEKIEVFFLPAYSPDLNPDELLNQDVKSNAVGLKHAKSLQELKTNITKYLFGTQNCPEIVRSYFLKKEVTYAA, from the coding sequence ATGAAATTAGGAGATGCACGAAAGTTAACGCAAGACGCCCAAGAAAGCCTTCGATTGAGGGCGATTAAGGGAGTTGTTGAAGGCGGGAAGACGCATGCGGAAGTGGGGCATTTATTGGGAGTAGCGCGAGGCACTGTCAGCCGATGGGTTTCGAGCTATCGAAGAAGGGGCCAGGCGGCGCTATTGAAGAAAAAACGAGGGCGCCGGGCTGAAGACATGGTGCGCTTGAAGCCCCACCAGTGCGCCAGCCTCGTCAAAATGATCACCGATCGTTGTCCCGACCAGCTAAAACTGCCCTTTATGCTCTGGACGCGAGAGGCTGTGGGAGAGTTGATCGAACGCACTTTTGGCATCCGACTCTCGATTCGCTCCGTGGGGAACTATCTGAAACGTTGGGGATTTACGCCCCAAAAGCCGGTGCGTCGGGCTTATGAACGTCGCGAAAAAGAAGTTCAGGCTTGGCTTAAAGAGGTTTATCCGGCGATTGCCAAGCGGGCGCGCCTTGAAAATGCCGAGATTCATTGGGGAGATGAGGCGGGCTTTCGTTCCGATCATCAGACGGGCACAACTTATAGCCCCAAGGGTCAGACGCCTGTGATTTCAGGAACGGGAAAACGATTTCGAATCAATATGATCTCGAGCGTCACGAATCAGGGCACGTTGCGGTTTATGCTTTTTGAGGAGAATTTTACGCGAGAGGTTTTTCTTAATTTTCTCAAAAGGTTAATCAAGTCTTCCAAGAAAAAAGTGTTTCTCATTGTGGACAATCACAAAGTACACCACGCCAAAGTGGTCGGTGAATTTTTGAAGGAAAACAAAGAAAAAATTGAGGTATTTTTTCTGCCCGCTTACAGCCCAGATTTGAATCCAGATGAGCTTTTGAATCAAGACGTGAAAAGCAATGCTGTCGGACTCAAACATGCCAAGTCATTGCAGGAACTCAAAACCAACATCACAAAATATCTTTTTGGCACCCAAAATTGCCCCGAAATCGTTCGCTCCTATTTCCTCAAAAAAGAAGTTACCTACGCCGCCTAA
- a CDS encoding carbonic anhydrase, with translation MILCSDSRVQMESFDFTPENDIFTVRNIGNQIATTPGSVEYGINHLNTPVLFIVGHSGCGAVNAAYGDYSKESPDIQKELNTIQIKSAPDVKAAILLNINNQVDAALKKFDDKIKSERLTVVGGVYDFRDDYERGDGRFIITNLNGETDPQKIEASPLFKKIKEAHIGVASVHKQEKQKTN, from the coding sequence ATGATTCTGTGCTCTGATTCCCGCGTCCAAATGGAGAGTTTTGATTTCACGCCAGAGAATGACATTTTTACCGTACGTAACATCGGCAATCAAATTGCCACTACACCAGGTTCCGTCGAATACGGAATCAATCATCTGAACACCCCTGTGCTTTTTATCGTGGGACACTCAGGATGTGGTGCGGTTAATGCGGCTTATGGTGATTATTCCAAGGAATCTCCAGATATTCAAAAAGAATTAAATACAATCCAAATTAAGTCTGCTCCTGATGTGAAAGCTGCAATTCTTTTAAACATCAATAATCAAGTTGACGCTGCCCTGAAGAAATTTGATGATAAAATTAAATCTGAACGGCTGACTGTTGTCGGTGGGGTCTATGATTTTCGGGATGATTATGAGCGTGGTGATGGGCGCTTTATCATTACCAATTTGAATGGCGAAACAGATCCTCAAAAAATTGAAGCCTCACCCCTCTTCAAAAAGATTAAGGAAGCTCATATTGGAGTTGCTTCGGTGCACAAGCAGGAAAAACAGAAGACGAATTAA
- the fabG gene encoding 3-oxoacyl-[acyl-carrier-protein] reductase encodes MFRLDGKKALVTGASGGIGGAIAKALHTQGAHIILSGTRKDALETLAKELGGHTTVMPCDLSDPASTAELISKIETEVGGVDILVNNAGLTRDGLMMRMKDEDWLKVIEVNLTSAFRLSREAIRLMMKQRWGRIINITSIVGVTGNPGQANYAASKAGLIGFSKSLAQEVATRGITVNCLAPGFIGTPMTEVLDDKVKGKILCEIPKGEMGSPEDIAAGVVYLASHEAQYVTGQTLHINGGMVMV; translated from the coding sequence ATGTTTAGACTCGATGGTAAAAAAGCGCTCGTTACAGGAGCGTCAGGCGGCATTGGCGGTGCGATTGCAAAAGCACTTCATACCCAAGGTGCCCATATCATTCTTTCAGGCACGCGAAAAGACGCCCTTGAAACTTTGGCCAAAGAGCTGGGTGGTCATACAACAGTTATGCCTTGCGACCTTTCCGACCCGGCGTCTACGGCGGAATTGATTTCAAAAATTGAAACAGAAGTGGGGGGTGTGGACATTCTCGTCAATAATGCGGGACTGACTCGAGACGGTCTCATGATGCGCATGAAAGATGAAGATTGGCTCAAAGTTATCGAAGTTAATTTAACCTCCGCATTCCGTCTTTCGCGGGAGGCTATTCGCCTGATGATGAAGCAACGGTGGGGACGTATTATTAATATTACCTCAATCGTAGGCGTGACCGGAAATCCAGGACAAGCCAACTACGCCGCTTCAAAAGCAGGTCTCATTGGATTTTCAAAATCATTAGCTCAAGAAGTCGCCACTCGTGGCATAACGGTCAATTGTTTGGCACCAGGTTTTATAGGAACTCCAATGACGGAAGTTTTGGATGATAAGGTCAAAGGCAAAATTTTGTGTGAAATTCCCAAAGGTGAGATGGGATCTCCTGAAGATATTGCCGCGGGTGTCGTGTATCTCGCTTCCCATGAGGCACAATATGTTACTGGTCAAACCCTTCATATCAATGGCGGAATGGTAATGGTATAA